The following coding sequences are from one Treponema bryantii window:
- a CDS encoding PadR family transcriptional regulator translates to MDARIKRVYVPMTETGFYILFCLQEEMHGYNITQKVKQMTEGQVDIGPGTMYGTLGKMEKDGLIEFVREEEKRKLYKISSVGQEVLQLEIERIKRLYRNIGGK, encoded by the coding sequence ATGGATGCAAGAATTAAACGTGTCTATGTTCCGATGACAGAAACCGGGTTTTACATTTTGTTTTGCCTTCAGGAAGAAATGCATGGATACAATATAACTCAAAAGGTAAAACAGATGACAGAAGGCCAGGTAGACATTGGACCGGGCACGATGTACGGAACTTTGGGGAAAATGGAAAAGGATGGATTGATTGAATTCGTTCGTGAAGAAGAAAAACGAAAGCTTTACAAAATCTCTTCAGTTGGCCAGGAAGTTCTTCAGCTGGAAATAGAACGAATCAAAAGACTTTATAGAAATATTGGAGGAAAATAA
- a CDS encoding helix-turn-helix transcriptional regulator has translation MQVDYSRLWTRLKDKEIKNKTDLIPMAGISTNILAKLNKDEYISMDNLHKICTVMDCDIGDIATFNEKIIQ, from the coding sequence ATGCAAGTAGATTACAGTAGGCTTTGGACACGTCTTAAAGACAAAGAAATTAAAAATAAAACTGACCTCATCCCGATGGCTGGGATTTCTACGAACATTTTAGCTAAACTCAATAAAGACGAATATATCTCTATGGATAATCTCCATAAAATATGTACTGTTATGGACTGTGATATTGGAGATATTGCGACTTTTAATGAAAAAATAATACAGTGA